In Desulfobacter hydrogenophilus, the genomic stretch CAGACAAAAATCCCCTTCGGACCCTTTCTTTCCCTTGGCGCCATTCTCTACATTTTCTGGGGGGAGTCCATAATTCGGTGGTATATCAATTTCCTTAAATAATGTTTAAACAGCTCAACAAAGGTGCACACGTCCACAAAGTCGCCCATCTGCACCTTGCATCTGGGCGACTTTTTATTCAGACACGGTTTTTATATTCAGACACTGACAAATATTTTTACAGGCTGATAACCGTCGCATCACAGGACAAGTTGATAAATTCGGCAGCCGAGGCCATACGCGCACCCTCAATAAGATCATCATCTTTAATCTGCCGGGCCTTGGCGCAGGGCGTGCAGACTAAAATCGGCACATCATGCGCCTGAAGATATGCCAGAAGATCATCTGCCACATCACCGGTGGCCGCCCGGACATGGGTAATGATACCCTCTTTAGCCAAATACACCCCTTCATCCAGCAGGAAAAGGTTGGTATTTTTTTCTTCCTTGTGCGCTATGGTTGCAAGATGAATCGCCCGGGTGGCCCGGTTGGTGTCATTGGTGCCGCAGGATAACGCAATTACCACGTTGTTTGTCATGATTTCCTCCTAAATTGAAAAATTTTTGAAAATTTTAATAGTCTATGG encodes the following:
- a CDS encoding DsrE family protein → MTNNVVIALSCGTNDTNRATRAIHLATIAHKEEKNTNLFLLDEGVYLAKEGIITHVRAATGDVADDLLAYLQAHDVPILVCTPCAKARQIKDDDLIEGARMASAAEFINLSCDATVISL